In Plectropomus leopardus isolate mb chromosome 20, YSFRI_Pleo_2.0, whole genome shotgun sequence, one DNA window encodes the following:
- the LOC121959463 gene encoding PR domain zinc finger protein 12-like, translating to MGSVLPADALALKSGFKCPSHSLSDVITSDILHSFLYGRWRNVLGEHLAEERQSGSSSSPKTAFTAEVLAQSFAGEVQKLSSLVLPSEVIIAQSSIPGEGLGIFSKTWIKAGTEMGPFTGRVLSPEHVDLLKNNNLMWEVFNEDGTVRYFIDASQEDQRSWMTYIKCARNEQEQNLEVVQIGSSIFYKAVETIPPDQELLVWYGNTHNTFLGIPGVPGTDEDHIKKTRNDDSHPCDGPSSCSPPSSTTTAGRMRCVICHRGFNSRSNLRSHMRIHTLDKPFVCRFCNRRFSQSSTLRNHVRLHTGERPYKCHVCQSAYSQLAGLRAHQKSARHKPVAHAADVQSQVSPPPPQMTAMPHQHQMPLVHHIPTMVL from the exons atGGGCTCCGTGCTACCCGCCGACGCTTTGGCGCTCAAGTCTGGATTTAAGTGTCCGAGCCACTCGCTATCAGACGTGATCACCTCGGACATCCTGCACAGCTTCTTGTACGGCAGGTGGAGGAACGTGCTGGGAGAACACCTGGCGGAGGAGCGGCagagcggcagcagcagcagccccaaGACCGCCTTCACTGCCGAGGTGCTGGCGCAGTCCTTCGCCGGAG AGGTGCAGAAGCTGTCCAGCCTGGTGCTGCCCTCTGAGGTGATCATCGCGCAGAGCTCCATCCCCGGAGAAGGTCTGGGCATCTTCTCAAAGACTTGGATCAAAGCAGGGACTGAGATGGGCCCTTTCACAGGGAGAGTCCTGTCCCCTGAGCACGTGGACCTGCTCAAAAATAACAACCTCATGTGGGAG GTGTTCAATGAAGACGGCACGGTGCGCTACTTCATCGATGCCAGCCAGGAGGATCAGCGCAGCTGGATGACTTACATAAAGTGCGCCCGGAATGAGCAGGAGCAGAACCTGGAGGTGGTGCAGATCGGCAGCAGCATCTTCTACAAGGCGGTGGAG ACTATCCCACCAGATCAGGAGCTTCTTGTCTGGTATGGAAACACTCACAACACATTCCTGGGAATCCCTGGAGTTCCTGGAACAGATGAAGATCACATCAAGAAAACCAGGAACG ATGACTCCCACCCCTGTGACGGCCCTTCCTCTTGCTCTCCgccctcctccaccaccacagCAGGCCGCATGCGCTGCGTCATCTGCCACCGCGGCTTCAACTCCCGCAGCAACCTGCGCTCCCACATGCGTATCCACACCCTGGACAAGCCCTTCGTGTGCCGCTTCTGCAACCGTCGCTTCAGCCAGTCGTCCACGCTCCGGAACCACGTGCGGCTGCACACCGGCGAGCGGCCCTACAAGTGTCACGTGTGTCAGAGCGCTTACTCCCAGCTGGCGGGCCTGAGGGCGCACCAGAAGAGCGCGCGGCACAAACCGGTGGCGCACGCCGCAGATGTGCAGTCCCAAGTGTCCCCCCCTCCACCACAGATGACGGCCATGCCACACCAGCACCAGATGCCCCTGGTGCACCACATCCCCACCATGGTGCTATGA